In the genome of Bradyrhizobium sp. CIAT3101, one region contains:
- the xth gene encoding exodeoxyribonuclease III: MPIRVATWNVNSVRQRIDLLLTWLKECQPDIVCLQEIKCVDDAFPRLEIEALGYNVVTHGQKTFNGVALLSKLKFDETKSGLAGDDEDAHARFLEGVVTLKRGVLRIACLYLPNGNPVGTEKYPYKLKWMSRLLEYSKERLKTEEPLILAGDFNVIPHARDVHNPAAWTEDALFKPETRESFQSLLGLGLTDALRAVTDEPGLYTFWDYQAGAWQKNQGLRIDHLLLSPQASDKLANVGIDSYVRAWEKPSDHVPVWADLDLEAA; this comes from the coding sequence ATGCCCATCAGAGTAGCCACCTGGAACGTGAATTCGGTCCGGCAGCGGATCGATCTGCTGCTGACGTGGCTGAAGGAGTGCCAGCCGGACATCGTCTGCCTGCAGGAGATCAAATGCGTCGATGACGCCTTCCCGCGGCTGGAGATCGAGGCGCTCGGCTACAACGTGGTGACCCACGGACAGAAGACGTTCAACGGCGTCGCGTTGCTCTCCAAGCTCAAATTCGACGAGACCAAGTCAGGGCTCGCCGGCGACGACGAGGACGCGCACGCCCGTTTCCTCGAGGGCGTGGTGACGCTCAAGCGCGGCGTGCTGCGCATCGCTTGCCTTTATCTGCCCAATGGCAATCCGGTCGGGACCGAGAAATATCCCTACAAGCTCAAATGGATGTCGCGGCTTCTTGAGTATTCGAAGGAGCGTCTTAAGACCGAGGAGCCGCTGATCCTCGCAGGCGACTTCAACGTCATCCCGCATGCCCGGGACGTCCACAATCCCGCCGCCTGGACCGAGGATGCCCTGTTCAAGCCCGAGACGCGGGAGAGCTTCCAGTCCCTGCTCGGCCTCGGCCTGACCGACGCCCTGCGCGCCGTCACCGACGAGCCCGGGCTCTACACCTTCTGGGACTACCAGGCCGGGGCCTGGCAGAAGAACCAGGGCCTGCGCATCGACCATCTGCTGCTGTCACCCCAGGCCAGCGACAAGCTCGCCAATGTCGGCATCGACAGCTATGTGCGGGCTTGGGAGAAGCCGTCGGACCACGTGCCGGTGTGGGCGGATCTGGATCTGGAGGCGGCGTAA
- a CDS encoding ATP-binding protein, with product MGWPDKSMKAGEPRDGLIGAFLYWLGGFEIEDGLTAGLSERELRRIRAKQIDAVTRAVPMTMSVTMLNVAIVLILFWGRGWNDFLAIWGMTLAVTASLAVRAWWRAQQNPPQEASRRATRQMLRQAFFLAAIWGTLPLALFSRVGPTSQLILACLMVGMMSGGAFTLSTFPRAGLIYLATMTIACAGAMLMCGAGPYALTAVFLLLFAFFMARNIVSQGNLFLGNLKAQLELERQTEIISLLLKDFQENASDWLWQTDAGGHLTDVPQRFADVAQLPLPLLKGSLFADVLDMLCPEDKAAAYNVVGLMEHAEPLHEMNLKVVAGGEARLWSLTAKPSYDRDGQFLGYRGFGRDVTERWRAEKAEAESRAKSDFLAVMSHEIRTPMNGVLGLASMLLETKLDPEQREAVTTIHESGDNLQRILNDILDLSKLEAGRFAFEAIDFAPQTLVETVATVVRASAKSKGIAVKVELDPNLPPTLRGDVARIRQVLLNLASNAVKFTDHGEVTIKAICQARRDLLATVEWTVTDSGIGIAPEKLGQLFSDFAQADASISRRFGGTGLGLAISRRIIEQMGGTIGVTSTPGEGSTFCFTLVLPWSQAQTSSQDAGRDEADDLAARIASLDRPLRVLVAEDDAVNRMVVSKMLGAFEVELRVVADGVEAVAAVSEGDYDIVLMDVRMPEMDGLAATRAIRAEGGRFGALPIIALTANAFPEDVKICREAGMSDFLAKPLRKPALAAALLRGLDGHVMAEDAPLQPELMPGDVEWTDEERQMTGA from the coding sequence ATGGGATGGCCGGATAAATCCATGAAGGCAGGTGAGCCGCGAGACGGCCTGATCGGCGCGTTCCTGTACTGGCTCGGCGGCTTCGAGATCGAGGACGGCCTCACCGCCGGTCTCAGCGAGCGCGAGCTGCGCCGCATCCGCGCCAAGCAGATCGATGCGGTGACGCGAGCCGTCCCGATGACGATGTCCGTCACCATGCTCAACGTCGCCATCGTGCTGATCCTGTTCTGGGGCCGGGGCTGGAACGACTTCCTCGCGATCTGGGGCATGACCCTTGCCGTCACCGCCTCGCTCGCCGTTCGTGCGTGGTGGCGCGCGCAGCAGAATCCGCCGCAGGAAGCGTCACGACGCGCGACGCGGCAGATGCTGCGGCAGGCGTTTTTCCTCGCGGCGATCTGGGGCACGCTGCCGCTCGCACTGTTCAGCCGGGTCGGGCCGACCAGCCAGCTCATCCTGGCCTGCCTGATGGTCGGCATGATGTCCGGTGGCGCCTTCACGCTCTCGACCTTCCCGCGTGCGGGCCTCATCTATCTCGCAACGATGACGATCGCCTGCGCCGGCGCGATGCTGATGTGCGGTGCGGGTCCGTATGCCCTGACCGCGGTCTTCCTGCTGCTGTTCGCGTTCTTCATGGCGCGCAACATCGTCTCGCAGGGCAATCTGTTCCTCGGCAATCTCAAGGCCCAGCTTGAACTCGAACGCCAGACCGAGATCATCTCGCTGCTGCTGAAGGATTTTCAGGAGAACGCGAGCGACTGGCTGTGGCAGACCGATGCGGGAGGACACCTCACCGACGTTCCGCAACGCTTCGCCGACGTCGCGCAATTGCCGCTTCCGCTGCTGAAGGGATCGCTCTTCGCCGACGTGCTCGACATGCTCTGCCCCGAGGACAAGGCGGCGGCCTACAACGTCGTCGGCCTGATGGAGCACGCCGAGCCGCTGCACGAGATGAACCTCAAGGTCGTCGCCGGCGGCGAGGCGCGGCTGTGGTCATTGACCGCAAAGCCGTCCTATGACCGCGACGGGCAATTTTTGGGCTATCGCGGCTTCGGCCGCGACGTTACCGAGCGCTGGCGCGCCGAAAAGGCCGAGGCCGAGAGCCGGGCCAAGTCCGATTTCCTGGCCGTGATGAGCCACGAGATCCGCACGCCCATGAACGGCGTGCTCGGGCTTGCCAGCATGCTGCTCGAAACAAAACTCGATCCGGAGCAGCGCGAGGCCGTCACGACGATCCACGAGTCCGGTGACAACCTCCAGCGCATCCTCAACGACATCCTCGACCTGTCCAAGCTCGAGGCGGGGCGCTTCGCGTTCGAGGCGATCGACTTCGCGCCGCAGACGCTGGTCGAGACGGTCGCGACCGTGGTGCGCGCGAGCGCCAAGAGCAAGGGGATCGCCGTCAAGGTCGAGCTGGATCCGAACCTGCCGCCGACGCTGCGCGGCGACGTCGCGCGTATCCGCCAGGTGTTGCTCAATCTCGCCTCCAACGCGGTGAAGTTCACCGACCATGGCGAGGTGACGATCAAGGCCATCTGCCAGGCGCGCCGCGATCTGCTCGCGACCGTCGAATGGACCGTCACCGACAGCGGCATCGGCATTGCGCCCGAGAAGCTCGGGCAGCTGTTCTCGGACTTCGCCCAGGCCGATGCCTCGATCAGCCGCCGCTTCGGCGGCACCGGCCTCGGTCTCGCGATTTCCCGGCGCATTATCGAGCAGATGGGCGGCACCATTGGCGTCACCTCGACGCCGGGCGAGGGCTCGACCTTCTGCTTCACGCTGGTGCTGCCGTGGAGCCAGGCGCAGACCTCCAGTCAGGACGCGGGTCGCGATGAAGCCGACGATCTCGCGGCTCGCATTGCGAGCCTCGACCGGCCGCTGAGGGTGCTGGTCGCCGAGGATGATGCCGTCAACCGCATGGTCGTGAGCAAGATGCTCGGTGCCTTCGAGGTCGAGCTCCGGGTCGTTGCCGACGGCGTCGAGGCTGTCGCGGCCGTCTCCGAAGGCGATTACGACATCGTGCTGATGGACGTCCGCATGCCCGAGATGGATGGCCTTGCCGCGACCCGGGCGATCCGCGCGGAAGGCGGACGCTTCGGGGCCCTGCCGATCATCGCACTGACGGCCAACGCATTCCCCGAAGACGTCAAGATCTGCCGCGAGGCCGGCATGTCGGACTTTTTGGCGAAGCCGCTGAGGAAGCCCGCGCTGGCCGCGGCCTTGCTGCGCGGGTTGGACGGTCACGTGATGGCAGAGGACGCGCCGCTTCAGCCGGAACTGATGCCGGGCGACGTCGAGTGGACGGACGAGGAAAGGCAAATGACGGGGGCGTAG
- a CDS encoding alpha/beta fold hydrolase, whose translation MSAHVMLPVVISGNKVSLESFVVRPDRPGKFPLVVITHGMPHGFGEEFFTEILNRSPVDYSKAAVAFAQRGYAVVSIMRRGYGRSGGGFSESLRQACDYLPAVHAAAGDVIAAVDSLRNEPWVDAEHVVLLGHSVGGLTVMAVAAQNIPGVVGAVNFDGGRNSFSAPNQPCSPDHLVDTVAALGRTARIPMLWLYAENDQFYGPDLARRMFVAFSAGGAPAQLSVLPPFGSNGHNTVMLAPADTWLPSVDPFLEKLGLPTRTVIAAPLFADLPIPPGAVTACQESFAAYLANPDDAKAFAVSTHGHCGTGFGRTAVEAREPAVMRCKINSHGEDCRLYAVGQKLAGD comes from the coding sequence ATGAGCGCGCACGTGATGTTGCCTGTCGTGATCTCCGGCAACAAGGTGTCGCTCGAAAGCTTCGTGGTTCGTCCTGATCGCCCCGGCAAATTTCCTCTCGTCGTGATCACTCACGGGATGCCTCACGGCTTCGGCGAAGAATTCTTCACTGAAATCCTCAACCGCTCTCCGGTGGACTACAGCAAGGCAGCCGTCGCCTTCGCGCAGCGAGGATATGCAGTGGTCTCGATCATGCGTCGTGGCTATGGCCGATCTGGGGGCGGGTTCTCCGAGTCTTTGCGGCAGGCCTGCGACTACCTTCCCGCCGTGCACGCTGCCGCCGGGGATGTCATTGCGGCCGTCGATTCACTGCGCAATGAGCCCTGGGTCGACGCTGAGCATGTTGTCTTGCTCGGTCATTCCGTTGGGGGGCTCACGGTGATGGCCGTTGCCGCACAGAACATACCGGGGGTCGTTGGCGCCGTGAATTTTGACGGCGGTCGAAATAGCTTCTCCGCACCCAACCAACCTTGCTCGCCTGATCATCTGGTCGATACAGTCGCCGCATTGGGGCGCACGGCCCGTATCCCCATGCTTTGGCTCTATGCCGAGAACGATCAATTCTACGGTCCAGACTTGGCACGGCGCATGTTCGTGGCCTTCAGCGCTGGCGGTGCGCCTGCGCAGTTGAGTGTGCTGCCTCCGTTCGGATCGAACGGCCACAATACCGTCATGCTCGCGCCGGCAGACACCTGGCTTCCATCCGTTGACCCTTTTCTTGAAAAACTGGGTCTTCCAACCAGGACTGTCATAGCGGCGCCGTTGTTCGCAGATCTGCCAATCCCGCCGGGGGCTGTCACCGCTTGCCAGGAATCGTTCGCGGCCTACCTCGCCAATCCCGATGACGCCAAGGCCTTCGCGGTGAGCACGCACGGCCACTGCGGGACTGGATTTGGTCGCACAGCCGTCGAGGCGCGCGAGCCTGCTGTGATGAGATGCAAGATCAATTCGCACGGCGAAGATTGCAGGCTTTACGCGGTCGGACAGAAGCTTGCGGGGGATTGA
- a CDS encoding GNAT family N-acetyltransferase translates to MAYRGILPDAFLDRGLDDNRARRWGGIFDRMAPRDRLLIATRENSAAGFISGWTTPATDCEPGFDLHVDNLHVRPDLRGQGLGVAMMQSLSRRQTADGSVRAYLWVLDGNEPAHRFYARLGGRVSDWRQIELGGTMIGETRIVWDDFKSLQQLSL, encoded by the coding sequence GTGGCGTATCGGGGCATCCTGCCAGACGCCTTTCTTGATCGGGGTCTGGACGACAATCGCGCACGACGATGGGGCGGAATATTCGATCGGATGGCTCCGCGTGATCGGCTTCTGATTGCAACACGAGAGAATTCGGCGGCTGGATTCATTTCCGGGTGGACAACACCGGCCACGGATTGCGAACCCGGTTTCGACCTGCATGTTGACAACCTTCACGTCAGGCCGGACCTCCGGGGGCAGGGGCTTGGCGTGGCTATGATGCAGAGTTTGTCGAGACGACAGACGGCCGATGGAAGCGTCAGAGCTTACCTCTGGGTTCTCGACGGCAACGAACCCGCGCACCGGTTCTATGCAAGGCTTGGCGGCCGCGTGTCCGACTGGCGACAAATCGAGCTTGGCGGCACGATGATCGGCGAGACAAGGATTGTCTGGGACGATTTCAAATCCTTGCAACAGCTTTCGCTTTGA
- a CDS encoding alpha/beta hydrolase: MKLARDGIQLSFDIAGTGSLQFLFVHGLGGDRTHFAPQMAYFARQGRALNAELRGHGESDKPEQVYSIEGFADDLVWLCNRQQITKPVIVGQSMGGNMALEIAARYPDFPAGLVLLDSGVFFPASAGTVFTGYLEGLSGPNFTDEARKIVADSCLPTDACRAHVEQTFLATPQHVLVSTFKSLFPWDEHRARECAQACRVPVLYIEAAHRLADLDRFAALCPQLVTAKAVGSGHFLSLEVPEQINPMIDRFISLYVRGPE, translated from the coding sequence ATGAAACTCGCGCGTGATGGCATCCAGCTTTCCTTCGACATCGCCGGGACGGGATCGCTGCAATTTCTGTTCGTCCATGGCCTCGGCGGCGACCGCACGCATTTTGCGCCGCAGATGGCGTATTTCGCCCGTCAAGGTCGGGCGTTGAATGCCGAGTTGCGGGGGCATGGTGAAAGCGACAAGCCGGAACAGGTGTATTCGATCGAAGGCTTCGCCGATGATCTCGTCTGGCTGTGCAACCGACAGCAGATCACAAAGCCGGTCATCGTGGGTCAGAGCATGGGTGGCAACATGGCGCTCGAAATCGCCGCACGCTATCCGGATTTTCCTGCGGGCCTGGTGCTGCTCGACTCCGGGGTGTTCTTCCCTGCCTCAGCAGGCACGGTGTTCACCGGCTATTTGGAAGGCCTGAGCGGGCCGAACTTTACGGACGAGGCGCGGAAAATTGTGGCGGACTCCTGTCTGCCGACGGACGCCTGCCGCGCCCATGTTGAACAGACCTTCCTGGCGACGCCACAGCACGTGCTGGTGTCCACGTTTAAAAGTCTGTTCCCCTGGGATGAGCATCGGGCGCGTGAGTGCGCCCAGGCGTGCCGGGTCCCGGTGCTCTACATCGAAGCGGCCCATCGGCTTGCGGATCTGGATCGTTTTGCGGCGCTGTGCCCGCAATTGGTCACGGCCAAGGCCGTCGGCTCCGGGCATTTCCTGTCGCTGGAAGTGCCGGAGCAGATCAACCCGATGATCGACCGGTTTATCTCGCTCTACGTGCGAGGACCCGAGTAA
- the erpA gene encoding iron-sulfur cluster insertion protein ErpA — translation MTTPVTISDRAARRIGEILKGEGTGAMLRISVEGGGCSGFQYKFDIDRDRTDDDLVIEQENAVVLVDSASQPFLAGSQVDFVDDLIGASFRVNNPNATASCGCGTSFSI, via the coding sequence ATGACCACCCCTGTGACCATCAGTGACCGCGCCGCCCGCCGGATCGGGGAGATCCTCAAGGGCGAAGGCACAGGCGCGATGCTGCGCATCTCGGTCGAGGGCGGCGGCTGCTCCGGCTTCCAGTACAAGTTCGACATCGACCGCGACCGCACCGACGACGATCTCGTGATCGAGCAGGAGAACGCGGTGGTGCTGGTCGATTCCGCCTCCCAGCCGTTCCTGGCGGGCTCGCAGGTGGATTTCGTCGACGATCTGATCGGCGCCTCGTTCCGCGTCAACAATCCCAATGCGACGGCGTCCTGCGGCTGCGGCACCAGCTTCTCGATCTAG
- a CDS encoding deoxyguanosinetriphosphate triphosphohydrolase, whose product MSVGMADPRASYACDPERSRGRLVAEPPSRTRSPFRRDCDRVIHSTAFRRLKYKTQVFVFHEGDHYRTRLTHSLEVAQIARALARQLGLDEDLTETLALAHDLGHPPFGHAGERALDACLKDFGGFDHNAQALRVVGSLEHRYPEFDGLNLTWESLEGIVKHNGPLTDRSGAPVGRYREHGIPVGIADYIKSYDLELWSFASLEAQVAAIADDIAYDAHDIDDGLRAGLFHLDDLKVMPLTAEIIAETSAHYPDLEDVRRGAELVRELISHLIGAVFAEAQKNIAAVRPQSAQDVRQQSRALVAFPAEVAAEEAAIKRFLFGHMYRHKRVVRVMAEAEQILFDLFAKYLTSPADLPPEWLVGAEADDEGDRARRIGNFIAGMTDRFALTEHQRLFDSTPDLR is encoded by the coding sequence GTGTCCGTCGGAATGGCTGACCCCCGCGCATCCTATGCCTGCGACCCCGAGCGCAGCCGTGGCCGGCTGGTCGCCGAGCCTCCGAGCCGGACCCGCAGCCCGTTCCGGCGGGACTGCGACCGGGTGATCCATTCCACCGCGTTCCGCCGCCTGAAGTACAAGACCCAGGTGTTCGTGTTCCACGAGGGCGACCATTACCGCACCCGGCTGACCCATTCGCTGGAGGTGGCGCAGATCGCCCGCGCGCTGGCCCGGCAGTTGGGGCTCGACGAGGACCTCACGGAAACCCTGGCGCTCGCTCATGATCTCGGTCATCCGCCGTTCGGCCATGCCGGCGAGCGGGCGCTGGACGCCTGCCTGAAGGACTTCGGCGGCTTCGACCACAACGCCCAGGCGCTCCGCGTCGTTGGCTCGTTGGAGCACCGCTATCCCGAGTTCGACGGGCTGAACCTGACCTGGGAGTCGCTCGAAGGCATTGTCAAGCACAACGGCCCGCTGACCGACCGCAGCGGTGCGCCGGTCGGGCGCTATCGCGAGCACGGCATTCCCGTCGGAATCGCCGACTATATCAAGAGCTACGACCTCGAATTGTGGAGCTTCGCCTCGCTGGAGGCCCAGGTCGCGGCGATCGCCGACGACATCGCCTACGACGCCCACGACATCGACGACGGCCTGCGCGCGGGTCTATTCCACCTCGACGATCTCAAGGTGATGCCGCTCACGGCCGAGATCATCGCCGAGACCTCGGCGCATTATCCCGATCTCGAAGACGTGAGGCGTGGGGCCGAGCTGGTGCGCGAGCTGATCTCGCACCTGATCGGCGCGGTGTTTGCGGAGGCGCAGAAGAACATCGCCGCCGTCCGGCCGCAGTCGGCCCAGGACGTCCGCCAGCAGAGCCGGGCGCTGGTCGCTTTCCCGGCGGAGGTCGCCGCAGAGGAGGCCGCCATCAAGCGCTTCCTCTTCGGGCACATGTACCGCCACAAGCGGGTGGTGCGGGTGATGGCGGAGGCGGAACAGATCCTGTTCGACTTGTTCGCAAAGTACCTGACATCACCAGCCGACCTCCCGCCGGAATGGCTGGTCGGAGCAGAGGCGGACGACGAGGGCGACCGGGCCCGCCGGATCGGCAATTTCATTGCCGGAATGACCGACCGTTTCGCCCTGACCGAGCACCAGCGGCTCTTTGACTCGACCCCGGATTTGCGTTAG
- the argS gene encoding arginine--tRNA ligase, with protein MPDTSSAPHLFADVLARVHAACRALAAEANWPEGIDFSRVVVEPPRDATHGDMATNAAMVLAKEAKAKPRDLAEQIAERLRADALIDKVDVAGPGFINLTLNPAAWAEALRTVLREGADYGRVRGGSKVNVEYVSANPTGPMHVGHCRGAVFGDALASLLQFGGHDVTREYYINDAGAQVDVLARSAFLRYREALGEDIGAIPEGLYPGDYLKPVGAALAKEHGDKLLAMSEAQWLPTVRAKAIAMMMDEIKGDLAALNIRHDVFFSERSLIESGNNKVAETISFLQAKGDIYEGRLPPPKGAPVEDWEDREQLLFKATAYGDDVDRPLIKSDNSYTYFASDIAYHKNKFDRGFAEMIDVWGADHGGYIKRMQAAVKATTSGKGELDVKIVQLVKLLRNGEPVKMSKRSGDFVTLREVVDEVGQDAVRFMMLYRKNDAVLDFDLAKVMEQSRDNPVFYVQYGHARGHSIFRNARAEVFPELPEDADKRIAWLSESAVERLSDPVELDLLKRLAIYPRMLEAAAAAHEPHRIAFYLYDLASEFHALWTKGRDLPYLRFIINNDAVLTKARLAMVQGVVSVLASGLAILGVHAPDEMR; from the coding sequence ATGCCCGACACATCCTCAGCCCCGCATTTGTTCGCCGACGTGCTCGCACGCGTGCACGCCGCCTGCCGCGCGCTCGCGGCGGAAGCCAACTGGCCCGAGGGCATCGATTTCTCGCGCGTGGTGGTCGAGCCGCCGCGCGATGCGACCCATGGGGACATGGCGACCAACGCCGCCATGGTGCTTGCGAAAGAGGCAAAGGCAAAGCCCCGGGACCTCGCCGAGCAGATCGCCGAGCGGCTTCGCGCCGACGCACTGATTGACAAGGTCGACGTCGCCGGTCCCGGTTTCATCAACCTGACCTTGAACCCGGCGGCCTGGGCCGAGGCGCTGCGCACGGTGCTGCGCGAGGGGGCTGATTACGGTCGCGTCCGCGGCGGCTCCAAGGTCAATGTCGAATACGTCTCGGCCAATCCGACCGGACCGATGCATGTCGGCCATTGCCGCGGCGCCGTGTTCGGCGACGCGCTGGCGAGCCTGCTTCAGTTCGGCGGCCACGACGTCACCCGCGAATATTACATCAACGACGCCGGCGCCCAGGTCGATGTGCTCGCGCGCTCTGCGTTCCTGCGGTATCGCGAGGCGCTCGGCGAGGATATCGGTGCTATTCCGGAGGGGCTCTATCCGGGCGACTATTTGAAGCCGGTCGGCGCAGCGCTGGCGAAGGAGCATGGCGACAAGCTGCTCGCGATGAGCGAGGCGCAATGGCTGCCGACGGTGCGGGCCAAGGCGATCGCGATGATGATGGACGAGATCAAGGGCGATCTCGCTGCGCTCAACATCCGCCACGACGTGTTCTTCTCGGAGCGCTCGCTGATCGAGAGCGGCAACAACAAGGTTGCCGAGACCATCTCGTTCCTGCAGGCCAAGGGCGACATCTATGAAGGCCGCCTGCCGCCGCCGAAGGGCGCGCCGGTCGAGGACTGGGAAGACCGCGAGCAGCTGCTGTTCAAGGCGACCGCCTACGGCGACGACGTCGATCGTCCGCTGATCAAGTCGGACAATTCCTATACCTACTTCGCCTCCGACATCGCCTACCACAAGAACAAGTTCGACCGTGGTTTTGCGGAGATGATCGACGTCTGGGGCGCCGATCACGGCGGCTACATCAAGCGTATGCAGGCCGCAGTGAAGGCGACGACCTCCGGCAAGGGGGAGCTCGACGTCAAGATCGTCCAGCTCGTGAAGTTGCTGCGCAACGGCGAACCGGTGAAAATGTCCAAGCGGAGCGGGGACTTCGTCACCTTGCGTGAGGTGGTGGATGAAGTCGGCCAGGATGCCGTTCGCTTCATGATGCTCTATCGCAAGAACGACGCGGTGCTCGACTTCGACCTCGCCAAGGTCATGGAACAGTCGCGCGACAACCCGGTGTTCTACGTTCAGTACGGCCACGCCCGCGGACACTCGATCTTCCGCAACGCGCGGGCTGAGGTGTTCCCGGAACTCCCCGAGGATGCCGACAAGCGGATCGCCTGGCTCAGTGAGTCGGCGGTGGAGCGGCTGTCCGACCCTGTCGAACTCGACCTTCTCAAGCGCCTCGCAATTTATCCTCGCATGCTGGAAGCCGCCGCCGCGGCCCACGAGCCGCACCGTATTGCCTTTTATCTCTATGACTTAGCGAGCGAATTTCACGCACTTTGGACGAAGGGGCGCGATTTGCCCTATTTACGCTTCATTATCAATAATGATGCAGTTCTAACAAAGGCGCGGCTGGCCATGGTCCAGGGCGTCGTCTCTGTCCTGGCATCGGGCCTCGCCATCCTCGGCGTCCATGCTCCGGACGAGATGCGGTAG
- a CDS encoding SPOR domain-containing protein, producing the protein MAERYQHRPFPSDDFGRGGDQHGRAETDPLAELARLIGQTDPFAAQGRPGAPPAAAPAPAQTYQDDDYSQDGYQQDYAEQAAAPQPGPPSWMRRANVQPQPAPEPDYPVAVNPVHPLHRYSAQPAAPEPEFHQPQAYQDRAYQDQAYQQQAYHQEPAQEQAYEQPDPARYDDALYGRLESGEQDFQREPAYPDDPYAFQSDYPEADLDEPRKSRGGMMTVAAILALAVVGTGAAFAYKTYIGSPRSGEPPIIKADNTPTKIVPAPSDSSAKVPDRMVSGDGSEKIVPREEAPVDVNAKAAGPRVVFPPLNPNANPPPVASVSPSNIPPQNAGPVPSNGTMPNSAPRSIKTVAVKGDQTDSAVPQTAAASAAKPVAPPKPVAVPAAPRTPPTSANASANQPLSLAPQAGPAEPAQRMAANTPTQIAPAPGGGGGFVVQVSSQQSEDSAAASYRVLQSKYGSVLGGRSPVIKRVDLTDKGKGIVYRAFAGPYGSADEAVQACNNLKSAGLPSCFVQRN; encoded by the coding sequence ATGGCCGAACGATATCAGCACCGACCGTTTCCTTCCGACGACTTTGGTCGCGGTGGCGATCAGCATGGGAGAGCGGAGACCGATCCCTTGGCCGAACTCGCCCGCCTGATCGGACAGACCGATCCGTTCGCAGCGCAGGGTCGCCCAGGTGCGCCGCCGGCAGCAGCGCCAGCGCCTGCGCAAACTTATCAGGACGACGATTATTCGCAGGACGGCTATCAGCAGGACTATGCCGAGCAGGCGGCCGCGCCGCAGCCGGGGCCGCCGTCGTGGATGCGGCGCGCCAACGTGCAGCCGCAGCCGGCGCCCGAGCCCGACTATCCCGTCGCCGTGAATCCCGTTCATCCCCTGCATCGCTATTCAGCCCAGCCGGCTGCGCCGGAGCCTGAGTTTCATCAGCCGCAGGCCTATCAGGATCGCGCCTACCAGGATCAGGCTTACCAACAGCAGGCCTACCATCAGGAGCCGGCCCAGGAACAAGCGTACGAGCAGCCCGATCCTGCACGCTACGATGATGCGCTCTATGGGCGGCTCGAGTCGGGCGAGCAGGATTTTCAGCGTGAGCCGGCCTATCCGGACGACCCTTACGCGTTCCAGAGCGACTATCCCGAGGCCGATCTCGACGAGCCCAGGAAATCGCGCGGCGGCATGATGACGGTTGCCGCGATCCTCGCGCTGGCCGTGGTCGGAACTGGTGCGGCCTTCGCCTACAAGACCTATATCGGCTCGCCCCGCAGCGGCGAGCCGCCGATCATCAAGGCCGACAACACGCCGACCAAGATCGTGCCGGCGCCGTCGGACTCCTCGGCCAAGGTGCCGGACCGCATGGTGAGCGGCGACGGCAGCGAGAAGATCGTGCCGCGCGAGGAGGCGCCCGTCGATGTCAATGCCAAGGCGGCAGGTCCCCGCGTGGTGTTTCCGCCGCTGAATCCGAATGCGAACCCGCCGCCGGTTGCGAGCGTGTCGCCGTCCAACATTCCGCCACAGAATGCCGGTCCGGTCCCGAGCAACGGGACGATGCCGAACAGTGCGCCGCGCTCGATCAAGACCGTGGCCGTGAAGGGTGATCAGACCGACAGCGCCGTGCCGCAGACCGCCGCTGCGTCAGCAGCCAAACCGGTCGCACCGCCGAAGCCTGTCGCTGTACCGGCCGCACCGCGTACGCCGCCGACCTCGGCTAATGCCAGCGCCAACCAGCCGCTCTCGCTGGCGCCGCAGGCTGGGCCCGCCGAGCCGGCGCAGCGGATGGCGGCGAACACTCCGACCCAAATCGCGCCCGCGCCCGGCGGCGGCGGTGGCTTCGTCGTGCAGGTGTCCTCGCAGCAGAGCGAGGATAGTGCCGCCGCGTCCTACCGGGTGCTGCAGAGCAAATACGGCAGTGTCCTCGGCGGCCGTTCGCCGGTCATCAAGCGCGTCGATCTGACCGATAAGGGCAAGGGGATCGTCTACCGCGCCTTCGCCGGACCATATGGCTCGGCCGACGAGGCGGTGCAGGCCTGCAACAATCTGAAGTCGGCTGGTCTGCCGTCCTGCTTCGTCCAGAGGAATTAG